The Sphingobacteriales bacterium genome segment GCCGCTCATGAATGCGGGCATGCCGTCCAGCACGCCACAGCCTACAGCTTTCTTCAGATGCGGTCAGCACTGGTCCCGGTTGTTACTTTCAGCTCTCAGATAATTACATGGGTGATTCTTGCCGGAATTATCCTGATTAGCTCGTTTCCGCAGATCATGCTTGCCGGAATCATTTTGTTTGCCATCACCACATTGTTCAGTTTTATTACCCTTCCTGTCGAATTCAATGCCAGTCACCGTGCCGTACAATGGATCGGAAACTCCGGAATTGTTACTTCACAACAGGAAACAGCCGTGAGAGACGGACTTAAATGGGCCGCCATGACTTATGTGGTTGCTGCCCTTGGCTCTCTTGCCACCCTGATTTATTATATCATGATTTTCCTCGGCAGCCGCGATTAATCATATTTCTCGTTGCTGATTACCTCGAGTTTTGAGGTTACATCTTCATACACCTTTTCCATCAACACAGGATGCTCTATGTAATAGTTCATGCTTTTCACAAACTTTTCCCTGCTGACCCCGTGTTTCTTTAAGATGGCAAAATACAAATCATGATTGTAAATATCGAAACTATCGGCAGAAACCGGTAAATGCTCAGTGCCTGCCTCAGCTAAATGAATATCAACCAATAAATCAGACATTTTTGCTGGTTTGATGATTCCTGAAGGAACTGTATTTTTATTCCACCTTCCTGTACACGATAACAGCAAAAGAAATATCAATAAAACTAAAAAGTTTGGTTTCACGGTCATGAGTCAATAAAATTCAGCCTGCAAATTAAATAATTTATTGCGGTGAGATGGAAAAAATATATTTTAGTTGCCATAACTATCTGCCGAAAAATGAATATTGACGCATATTTTAAGTTAAAAGAAGAAGTCGGGGAACAGGTAAAAATTGTTGCCGTTTCAAAAAAACAACCCGATGAAAAAATCAGGACACTGATAGAAGCAGGACATCCGGATTTTGGAGAAAACTATGTTCAGGAACTTGTCAACAGACAGGAAAAATTCAGCTCATATCCGGTAAACTGGCATTTTATCGGCCATCTTCAGTCAAACAAGGTGAAATTCATCGTACCTTTTATCCACCTGATTCAAAGTGTTGACAGCCTTAAATTGCTGATGATCATTAACAAAGAGGCAGAAAAAATTAACAGGGTAATCGATTGCCTGCTGCAAATTCACATTGCACAGGAAGAGACAAAATTTGGGCTGAACCAAGAAGAAGCCATTGTTCTGCTCGAAAGTCAGGAATATAAGAGTCTTAAAAACATCAGAATTACAGGATTGATGGGAATGGCTTCCTTTACCAGTCAAAAAGAACAGGTTAGAAAAGAGTTCAGAATGCTCCGAAGGTTTTTTGAGCAAATTAAAAAAGACTATTTTGCCGACAATCCTGAATTTAAGGAAATTTCAACAGGCATGTCGGACGACTATCAGATTGCTGTTGAAGAGGGAAGTACGATGATACGGATCGGAACTTTGATTTTCGGAGCAAGAAATTATCAGAATCACTGATGCTGAGCCCTTGTTTGGGCCAGCAAACCACAGGCTGCCTGTATATCCTGCCCCCTTGAGGCACGCAAGGTGGTGATAATACCTTTGCTGTTCAGGGCATTCATAAACTGCTTAATCAATTGATCATCAGGACTTTTATAAGGGACTCCCGGCACTTCATGAAAACGGATCAGGTTGATACGGCAACGAATCCCATCTAACAAACGTGCAAGTTCATTGACATGTTTCCGGCTGACATTCAATCCGTCAAAAAGGATATATTCGAATGAAATTCTGCGCTGGCGACCGAAGTCATAAGCCTTGATCAGCTTAATGATTTCCCGGAGCGAATATCTCGACTGCATGGGCATCAGCATGGCACGCTCATCTTCAAAAGGACTGTGAAGGCTGACCGCCAGATGGCAGTTGCTCTTCTCAATAAATATTTTCATACCGGGAATAATACCAATGGTCGAAACGGTTATTCTGCGGGGACTCCATGAAAAACCCCATTCACTTGTCAGAATCTCAAGGCTTTTCATGACGTTTGTCAGGTTGTCAAAAGGTTCGCCCATCCCCATATACACCAGATTGGTCAGTTGCGGAAACTCAGGAATGCTCACCATCTGATTGAGTATTTCATGCGTTTCCAGTTGTCCCTGAAATCCCTGCTTCCCTGTTGCACAAAACACACAGCCCATCTTACAGCCTATCTGTGACGACACACACAATGTGTGGCGATCGTTATCAGGAATATAAGCCGACTCAATGGCTTTCCCCTTCCCTGCCTGAAAAAGATATTTTTTTGTTCCGTCTGCTGAACCCTCAAAGGTAAGCGGTGGTATTTTTCCTATGGTATAATTTTCCTTCAGCAATTCACGGAAAGATTTTGGCAGGTTGGTCATTTCATCCATGCTGCTGATATTTTTCCGGTACAACCACTGGCAAATCTGAGTGGCGGTATATCGGGGCATTTTATATGCCGATACCACCTCCTCAATTTCCTTCAGGTTCTTTCCAAATAAAGCTTCCGGCATACTGACCATGTTAGATGCTTAT includes the following:
- a CDS encoding DUF4296 domain-containing protein gives rise to the protein MSDLLVDIHLAEAGTEHLPVSADSFDIYNHDLYFAILKKHGVSREKFVKSMNYYIEHPVLMEKVYEDVTSKLEVISNEKYD
- a CDS encoding zinc metallopeptidase — protein: MSGYIVLMIIVLIPSFIVSNRFRSRIKKYTQMPLFSGLTGKEVAERMLADHGIYDVNVVVTNGILSDHYNPQTKTVSLSKDVYYGRNVAAASIAAHECGHAVQHATAYSFLQMRSALVPVVTFSSQIITWVILAGIILISSFPQIMLAGIILFAITTLFSFITLPVEFNASHRAVQWIGNSGIVTSQQETAVRDGLKWAAMTYVVAALGSLATLIYYIMIFLGSRD
- a CDS encoding YggS family pyridoxal phosphate-dependent enzyme encodes the protein MNIDAYFKLKEEVGEQVKIVAVSKKQPDEKIRTLIEAGHPDFGENYVQELVNRQEKFSSYPVNWHFIGHLQSNKVKFIVPFIHLIQSVDSLKLLMIINKEAEKINRVIDCLLQIHIAQEETKFGLNQEEAIVLLESQEYKSLKNIRITGLMGMASFTSQKEQVRKEFRMLRRFFEQIKKDYFADNPEFKEISTGMSDDYQIAVEEGSTMIRIGTLIFGARNYQNH
- the rlmN gene encoding 23S rRNA (adenine(2503)-C(2))-methyltransferase RlmN, which produces MPEALFGKNLKEIEEVVSAYKMPRYTATQICQWLYRKNISSMDEMTNLPKSFRELLKENYTIGKIPPLTFEGSADGTKKYLFQAGKGKAIESAYIPDNDRHTLCVSSQIGCKMGCVFCATGKQGFQGQLETHEILNQMVSIPEFPQLTNLVYMGMGEPFDNLTNVMKSLEILTSEWGFSWSPRRITVSTIGIIPGMKIFIEKSNCHLAVSLHSPFEDERAMLMPMQSRYSLREIIKLIKAYDFGRQRRISFEYILFDGLNVSRKHVNELARLLDGIRCRINLIRFHEVPGVPYKSPDDQLIKQFMNALNSKGIITTLRASRGQDIQAACGLLAQTRAQHQ